One Pedomonas mirosovicensis genomic region harbors:
- a CDS encoding chemotaxis protein CheB — MIKVVVAENSLPTRAALLRLIEQDPQVQVVGTATTGREALALAKRHRPNLVVLGLDLCVSEDFDTGQEIMIEAPTPIVLLKQAGQPMPTGRSMLDLCGGAVAVLELPSSDTSVKRRIEEAFLAKLKAMAKVKVVRQWRRNQPQPPARQDIFEEAPIRLIAIAASTGGPAALRHILGGLPVDFPVPILIVQHVAQGFAQNIATWLDSVCPLHVKLATDQERICPGTAYLAPDDQHLGLASRSRLMLTSEAPVDGFRPSASYLFRSVARHYGASALSLILTGMGRDGVEGLREIKQAGGRVIAQDEATSIVFGMPGEAVREGVVDTVLPLGEITAGLIELTRRNMTGVSGG, encoded by the coding sequence TTGATAAAGGTTGTTGTCGCCGAGAATTCGTTGCCCACGCGCGCTGCGCTCCTCCGCCTGATCGAGCAGGATCCCCAGGTCCAGGTTGTCGGCACGGCCACAACCGGACGCGAGGCGCTTGCCCTGGCGAAGCGCCATCGCCCCAATCTGGTCGTCCTCGGGCTCGATCTCTGCGTCTCGGAAGACTTCGACACGGGCCAGGAAATCATGATCGAGGCACCGACCCCGATCGTGCTGCTCAAGCAGGCAGGCCAGCCTATGCCGACAGGCCGCTCGATGCTTGATCTGTGCGGCGGCGCGGTCGCGGTGCTCGAGTTGCCGTCGTCTGATACGTCGGTCAAGCGGCGGATCGAAGAGGCTTTTCTGGCCAAGCTCAAGGCCATGGCGAAGGTCAAGGTCGTGCGTCAGTGGCGGCGGAACCAGCCGCAACCGCCAGCGCGGCAGGACATCTTCGAGGAGGCGCCCATTCGCCTCATTGCCATTGCCGCCTCGACAGGCGGGCCGGCCGCCCTGCGACATATCCTGGGCGGCCTGCCCGTGGATTTCCCGGTGCCTATCCTGATCGTGCAGCACGTCGCCCAAGGCTTTGCCCAGAACATCGCGACCTGGCTCGACAGCGTCTGCCCGCTGCATGTGAAGCTGGCGACAGACCAGGAACGCATCTGCCCAGGCACAGCCTATCTCGCCCCGGACGACCAGCATCTCGGACTGGCGAGCCGATCGCGCCTCATGCTGACAAGCGAGGCCCCGGTCGATGGCTTTCGTCCATCCGCCAGCTACCTGTTCCGGTCCGTCGCGCGTCACTACGGCGCCTCGGCCCTCTCGCTGATCCTGACCGGCATGGGACGGGACGGCGTTGAAGGACTGCGTGAAATCAAGCAAGCTGGGGGGCGAGTTATCGCCCAGGACGAGGCGACCTCGATCGTCTTTGGGATGCCGGGAGAGGCCGTGCGCGAAGGCGTGGTCGATACGGTGTTGCCACTCGGCGAGATCACCGCCGGCCTGATCGAGCTGACCCGGCGGAATATGACAGGAGTTTCGGGTGGCTAG
- a CDS encoding hybrid sensor histidine kinase/response regulator translates to MERKDLIKHLMATFQGELRELVRDLERDLLRLEKEADAQERAELLRKLFRTAHSLKGAARSVDVRPIETACHHLEDIFAALRDGQREADHALFQLLYAAVDAISEAGQRIQRGEKPEGGAMRDLLARLAAFDETPAPMPGSSARPIPTTEPEEPAAATATETHIRLPAQRLDMLLAQSSELLLARSRTGTIEEALADLQARLTQTRNDMRALVAQHRTKGTGLAGEAQMLAENLGSLEKGLQAVATGFAANRRSIDHAATSLEAEIRATRMEPFATACEGLDRTVRDLLSASAKDARLIIEGGQVEIDRSIIAELRNALRHLVRNAFDHGLETREEREAAGKPAQGRVTVAARLIGEQVQVIVEDDGRGLDISALRKQAERHGWGEANDDEAALIRHIFQPGVSTSTVVTEISGRGVGLDAVRSAVEALRGDISVTSTPGAGARFSIRLPLTVTTTHALLVACGSQIFAIESLYVHRLMRVETQAIRQLNGRSVILQDGLPVPVIGAAEWLGVRNKQDPAGPSWLNVVIVSAGQGEIALAIDEPLSEAELVIRSLGRRLAGITLFAGATILPNGRFALVINPTALAMSLDQQGAALHPSIAKSDAAPTKRRLLVVDDSITTRTLEQSALAAAGYEVLVACDGAEAWALLQERDVDLVVTDVEMPHMDGIALTRAMRRSEKLRSVPVVLVTARETEDDKTRGLEAGADAYLVKSAFDQQRLLDTVARML, encoded by the coding sequence ATGGAACGCAAGGATCTCATCAAACATCTTATGGCAACATTCCAGGGCGAGCTTCGAGAGCTCGTGCGCGACCTGGAACGCGATCTGTTGCGGTTGGAAAAGGAGGCAGACGCCCAGGAGCGGGCCGAGCTTCTCAGGAAGCTGTTCCGCACTGCCCATAGCCTGAAAGGCGCCGCGCGCTCGGTTGATGTTCGGCCCATTGAGACGGCCTGCCATCATCTTGAGGATATTTTCGCGGCGCTGCGCGATGGACAACGAGAGGCTGACCACGCCCTCTTCCAGCTGCTCTATGCCGCGGTCGACGCCATTTCCGAGGCCGGGCAACGGATCCAGCGCGGCGAGAAGCCGGAGGGCGGTGCCATGCGTGACCTGCTGGCGCGGCTGGCGGCCTTCGATGAAACGCCTGCGCCGATGCCCGGCAGTTCTGCCAGACCGATCCCGACGACCGAACCCGAGGAACCAGCAGCGGCAACCGCAACGGAGACCCATATCCGGCTTCCTGCCCAGCGGCTGGATATGCTGCTCGCCCAGAGCAGCGAACTGCTACTGGCCCGGTCACGAACCGGAACGATTGAGGAGGCGCTGGCAGACCTCCAGGCCAGACTGACCCAAACCCGGAACGACATGCGGGCACTTGTTGCCCAGCATCGCACCAAGGGGACCGGCCTGGCGGGCGAAGCGCAAATGCTCGCTGAGAACCTCGGCAGTCTTGAGAAGGGCCTGCAGGCCGTTGCTACCGGCTTTGCAGCCAACCGGAGATCGATCGACCACGCTGCCACCTCGCTCGAGGCCGAGATCCGGGCTACCCGGATGGAGCCCTTTGCCACGGCGTGCGAGGGGCTGGACCGGACCGTTCGCGATCTCCTCTCCGCCAGTGCCAAGGACGCGCGACTGATAATCGAGGGAGGACAGGTCGAAATCGACCGTTCGATCATTGCGGAACTTCGCAACGCGCTGCGCCATCTGGTCCGCAACGCATTCGACCATGGCCTTGAGACCCGCGAGGAACGGGAAGCAGCGGGCAAGCCGGCGCAGGGGCGCGTAACCGTTGCAGCCAGGCTGATCGGGGAGCAGGTGCAAGTCATTGTCGAGGACGACGGGCGAGGATTGGATATCAGCGCGCTCCGGAAACAGGCAGAACGCCACGGATGGGGCGAGGCCAACGATGACGAGGCCGCCTTGATTCGCCACATCTTTCAGCCAGGCGTCTCGACATCAACCGTGGTCACGGAGATCTCAGGCCGCGGCGTCGGACTGGATGCGGTGAGAAGCGCTGTCGAGGCCCTGCGCGGCGACATCTCCGTTACGTCAACGCCCGGCGCAGGCGCCCGCTTTTCGATCCGCTTGCCGCTGACAGTCACGACGACGCATGCATTGCTGGTCGCTTGCGGCAGCCAGATCTTCGCGATCGAAAGCCTGTATGTGCACAGGCTGATGCGCGTCGAGACGCAAGCGATCCGCCAGCTCAACGGTCGGAGCGTCATCTTGCAGGATGGCCTGCCCGTCCCGGTTATTGGGGCGGCGGAATGGCTCGGCGTACGCAACAAGCAAGACCCTGCCGGGCCAAGCTGGCTGAACGTCGTTATCGTGTCGGCGGGACAGGGCGAGATCGCGCTGGCGATCGATGAACCGCTCAGCGAGGCGGAGCTGGTGATCCGTAGCCTGGGCCGTCGGCTGGCGGGCATCACCTTGTTTGCCGGTGCAACCATCCTACCAAATGGCCGTTTTGCCCTCGTCATCAATCCCACGGCCCTCGCCATGAGCCTTGACCAGCAGGGTGCGGCTCTGCACCCGTCGATAGCAAAATCGGACGCCGCCCCGACAAAGCGGCGGCTGCTTGTTGTCGATGATTCAATCACAACAAGGACGCTCGAACAGTCGGCGCTGGCCGCCGCCGGCTACGAGGTTCTGGTGGCGTGCGACGGGGCTGAAGCCTGGGCGCTGCTCCAGGAACGAGACGTCGACCTGGTGGTAACGGATGTGGAGATGCCTCATATGGATGGCATCGCCCTGACGCGGGCGATGCGCCGCTCTGAAAAGCTGCGCTCCGTTCCTGTGGTCCTGGTGACTGCGCGGGAGACGGAGGATGACAAGACGCGTGGTCTAGAGGCAGGAGCCGACGCCTATCTGGTCAAGAGCGCGTTCGATCAGCAGCGCTTGCTCGATACTGTGGCGCGCATGCTGTGA
- a CDS encoding methyl-accepting chemotaxis protein gives MRHSGGTDDMTASSRFTASLSTRLTLIPIALFILAVAFAAWNIYEAKGLKADLAATSLTAKARTAHRILYFAYKHHSETGATRAENLDRLRQQIELTEQNLEDMANGDRARGIAAETDPAVITNIQERQLFWRTNVRPVLDRFLATEDPAVAEAALAQLDRSLSDYSALVDRGLDLRETASRQAVEAFNISQWLFAGIILLALLPLVGMAQNISRRIRALASAADRISGGDLDAAAPVQGEDELAALGTSFNEMTSQLRQRIETEARDRQALEDLLSAISEAVSSLTTATAEILAGTSEQAAGMRQQSSAVAQTITTVDEVLQTAEQAAERAKAVEVSSQRAVELSSAGEKAVADTTSAMEAVRRQTESIAESVVNLAEQAQSIGDIIAAVTDIAEQTNLLALNAAIEASRAGEHGRGFTVVATEIKALADQSKKATAQVRRILGDIQKAANRSVRVTEEGARSVEQALSAVSEAGNIITQLAAIIADAALAAAHISASSGQQATGMGQIHQAMMHINQASSQNLAATRQAEQAAENLNALGVTLKERLSGYGR, from the coding sequence ATGAGGCATTCAGGGGGGACCGACGACATGACTGCAAGCTCTCGCTTCACCGCGAGTCTTTCAACAAGGCTCACGCTGATACCGATCGCGCTCTTTATTCTGGCGGTGGCATTCGCTGCCTGGAATATTTACGAAGCGAAGGGATTGAAGGCCGATCTCGCCGCCACCTCGCTGACCGCGAAGGCGCGTACCGCCCATCGTATCCTCTACTTTGCGTACAAGCATCATTCCGAGACAGGCGCAACGCGCGCCGAGAATCTGGATCGCCTGCGGCAGCAGATTGAGCTGACCGAACAGAATCTGGAAGACATGGCCAACGGCGATCGCGCCAGAGGCATTGCGGCGGAGACCGACCCGGCGGTTATCACGAACATCCAGGAACGCCAACTGTTCTGGCGTACGAATGTCCGGCCTGTGCTCGATCGCTTTCTGGCAACCGAGGATCCGGCCGTGGCAGAGGCTGCTCTTGCCCAGCTTGACCGTTCGCTGAGCGACTATTCAGCCTTGGTCGATCGTGGTCTTGACCTGCGCGAGACGGCCTCTCGCCAGGCCGTTGAAGCTTTTAACATCTCCCAGTGGCTTTTCGCTGGCATCATCCTCCTTGCCCTCCTGCCGCTCGTCGGCATGGCCCAAAATATCTCGAGGCGGATCCGTGCGCTCGCCTCGGCGGCAGACCGGATCAGCGGCGGCGATCTGGATGCCGCAGCCCCCGTTCAGGGCGAGGACGAGCTGGCTGCTCTTGGCACGTCATTCAACGAGATGACGAGCCAGCTACGCCAGCGAATAGAAACGGAAGCGCGAGACCGCCAGGCGCTTGAAGACCTGCTATCCGCCATCTCCGAAGCCGTCAGCAGCCTCACGACGGCAACTGCGGAAATCCTCGCCGGCACCAGCGAGCAGGCGGCCGGCATGCGGCAGCAATCCTCTGCCGTTGCCCAGACCATCACGACGGTGGATGAGGTGCTGCAGACGGCAGAGCAAGCTGCCGAGCGGGCAAAGGCCGTCGAGGTCTCGTCACAACGCGCGGTCGAGCTGAGCAGCGCCGGTGAAAAGGCCGTGGCGGACACCACCTCTGCGATGGAGGCGGTGCGCCGTCAGACCGAGTCGATTGCGGAAAGCGTTGTAAACCTGGCCGAACAGGCGCAGTCGATCGGCGACATCATCGCCGCTGTCACCGACATCGCCGAGCAGACCAACCTTCTGGCGCTGAACGCCGCCATCGAGGCCTCTCGCGCCGGCGAGCACGGCAGAGGGTTCACGGTTGTGGCGACCGAGATCAAGGCATTGGCCGATCAGTCGAAGAAAGCGACCGCCCAGGTGCGCCGCATCCTCGGCGATATTCAAAAGGCAGCGAACCGATCGGTGCGCGTTACGGAGGAAGGAGCCCGGAGCGTTGAACAGGCCTTGTCCGCCGTCAGCGAGGCGGGCAACATCATTACTCAGCTGGCCGCCATCATCGCGGACGCAGCGCTGGCAGCTGCTCACATTTCTGCGTCCTCCGGGCAGCAGGCCACTGGCATGGGCCAAATCCACCAAGCCATGATGCACATCAATCAGGCGAGCAGCCAGAATCTGGCGGCGACACGGCAGGCGGAACAGGCCGCAGAGAATCTCAATGCGTTGGGCGTTACCCTTAAGGAGCGACTTTCCGGGTATGGCCGCTGA